A portion of the Burkholderia sp. GAS332 genome contains these proteins:
- a CDS encoding Outer membrane protein (porin), which yields MKRFITLAYGAVLSCASATSVFAQSNVTLYGVLDNGFVYQSSGGNNSAIRAVPGGLFSTRYGFKGSEDIGGGLHVNFQLEQAFSGQTGAATNPADAFNRLAFVGLSGGFGEVRFGLQNSPQYDVLQAAMDPSWVKSIASPMNNFNALIIRANNGISYYTPTFGGLNAKFMVALRDGSNSTGSGIGFYNVVLQYVNGPLNVAAGYERGDEPGVGAGGSYTLAGGAAAGPGAVLSVFNAGASYAIGANRIWLAFHTENLTNTPKYMQHDVYQISDSYQINPFALLSVMYGYLHDRTGKGNNAQELGLLFEYSLSKSTELYTAAGFIQNRNQAAYTLSGTAYSGLAVTPGTNNRGIGVGLVHKF from the coding sequence ATGAAAAGATTTATCACTCTTGCATACGGCGCAGTCTTGTCCTGCGCGTCCGCCACTTCCGTGTTCGCGCAGTCGAATGTCACACTCTATGGCGTGCTCGACAATGGCTTCGTCTATCAGAGTTCGGGCGGCAACAATTCGGCAATCCGCGCGGTACCCGGCGGACTCTTCTCGACACGCTACGGCTTCAAGGGAAGCGAGGATATCGGCGGCGGCCTGCACGTCAATTTCCAGTTGGAGCAAGCCTTCTCCGGTCAGACGGGTGCAGCGACAAACCCGGCTGATGCCTTTAATCGTCTAGCGTTTGTCGGCCTGTCCGGCGGCTTTGGTGAAGTCCGCTTCGGCTTGCAAAACTCGCCGCAATACGACGTGCTCCAGGCGGCAATGGATCCGTCGTGGGTGAAGAGCATTGCGTCGCCCATGAATAATTTCAATGCCCTTATCATCCGCGCGAACAATGGCATTTCGTATTACACCCCCACGTTTGGCGGGCTGAATGCGAAGTTCATGGTCGCATTGCGCGATGGATCCAACTCGACGGGCAGCGGCATCGGCTTTTACAACGTTGTCCTCCAGTACGTCAACGGGCCGTTGAATGTGGCGGCCGGCTACGAACGAGGAGACGAACCAGGCGTCGGAGCAGGTGGGAGCTATACGCTCGCGGGCGGTGCTGCCGCGGGGCCTGGCGCTGTACTGAGCGTGTTTAACGCGGGTGCTTCGTATGCGATCGGGGCCAACCGCATCTGGCTGGCCTTTCACACGGAGAACCTGACCAATACGCCGAAGTACATGCAGCACGACGTCTACCAGATATCGGACTCGTATCAGATCAACCCCTTCGCGCTACTTTCGGTGATGTACGGGTACCTGCACGACCGCACAGGGAAGGGCAACAATGCACAGGAATTGGGCCTGCTTTTCGAGTACTCCCTGTCCAAATCGACCGAGCTCTATACAGCGGCCGGTTTTATTCAGAACAGGAACCAGGCGGCATACACGCTCTCCGGTACGGCGTATTCAGGCCTTGCGGTCACTCCCGGTACCAACAACCGCGGCATCGGGGTCGGCCTGGTACACAAGTTCTGA
- a CDS encoding Sugar phosphate permease, which produces METTRPKEARPENRWGVLVLLALGLMISFVDRTSMSAALADRHFVSEFALSHVQRGWLGAAVFWSYGMLQLPMGWLVDRYGVKWPYSICFVLWCLAAAATGLVGTLSALILVRLLIGAAEAVVVPATYRYLANNFEESQKGTALGIYSVGGKMGPALGAPIAAWLIVSASWKVMFIATGLVGLIWLMPWLLMLRNDFPSKTELVAAKQRAASVPLSNLLTSPVVWGGLITNFCYSYFAFYCMTWMPAYLVEQRGLSLKQSGLYTFVSFAGIAIVAALAGFAADRLIARGHDAVMVRKSFIVAGFIGGTTVLLGAYAHSPQIALLWNVVSLSLLGLVTANNLALVKLTLIPKQAVGLNTGLQQVATSLAGGVSASLSGWLLHVGGNYTLPMMAIFVFLVVGATSTVVLLQRKWAPKVNDYESVQQVQRAQRQRSFHK; this is translated from the coding sequence ATGGAGACAACTCGACCGAAAGAGGCACGCCCCGAAAATCGCTGGGGCGTTCTCGTGCTGCTTGCTCTCGGGTTGATGATCTCCTTTGTGGACCGCACGAGCATGTCCGCAGCGCTAGCGGATCGTCATTTTGTGAGTGAATTTGCGCTGTCGCATGTTCAGCGCGGCTGGCTTGGCGCAGCCGTCTTCTGGTCCTACGGAATGCTCCAGCTGCCGATGGGCTGGCTCGTCGATCGCTATGGCGTGAAATGGCCTTACTCGATCTGCTTTGTGCTGTGGTGTCTCGCAGCTGCGGCAACCGGCCTGGTTGGCACGCTGTCCGCGCTAATCCTCGTGCGCCTCCTGATTGGCGCCGCCGAAGCGGTGGTCGTTCCTGCCACGTATCGCTATCTGGCCAACAATTTCGAAGAATCCCAGAAAGGCACGGCGCTCGGGATTTATTCAGTCGGAGGCAAGATGGGGCCCGCGCTTGGCGCACCGATTGCGGCCTGGCTGATCGTCTCGGCTTCCTGGAAGGTGATGTTCATTGCCACCGGCCTGGTCGGGCTGATCTGGCTGATGCCGTGGTTGCTGATGCTCAGGAACGATTTCCCGTCCAAAACCGAACTTGTCGCGGCGAAGCAACGGGCGGCATCGGTGCCGCTCAGTAATCTTTTAACGAGTCCAGTGGTATGGGGCGGGTTGATTACCAACTTCTGCTACAGCTATTTCGCGTTCTACTGCATGACCTGGATGCCGGCTTATCTGGTCGAACAGCGCGGCCTTTCGCTGAAGCAATCGGGGCTCTACACCTTTGTCAGTTTTGCGGGCATTGCAATTGTGGCGGCGCTGGCCGGATTCGCGGCAGACCGTTTGATCGCACGCGGCCACGATGCCGTGATGGTGCGCAAGTCATTCATTGTGGCCGGGTTCATCGGTGGCACGACGGTTTTGCTCGGTGCCTATGCCCATTCGCCTCAAATAGCCTTGTTATGGAATGTGGTTTCGCTGTCGCTGCTGGGTCTCGTCACGGCGAACAACCTGGCGTTGGTCAAATTGACTCTGATCCCCAAACAGGCTGTTGGTCTAAACACGGGCCTGCAGCAAGTCGCGACGAGCCTCGCGGGCGGTGTCTCGGCGAGTCTCTCGGGCTGGCTGCTTCACGTGGGCGGCAACTACACGCTGCCCATGATGGCGATTTTTGTGTTTCTGGTGGTGGGCGCGACTAGCACGGTAGTGCTGCTGCAACGGAAGTGGGCACCGAAGGTCAACGACTACGAGTCGGTGCAGCAAGTGCAACGAGCGCAAAGGCAGCGATCTTTTCACAAGTAA
- a CDS encoding methyl-accepting chemotaxis protein-1, serine sensor receptor yields the protein MKLVHQLPLALGAALLVASAAGLFGVFQMNDAANAYGRIISVDGAQARQVSDALIAFKNQVQNGKDVVLRGKNPEQLDKYWGAFEKYEQTVQAATEKLAVELPPGEARTMIERFNLLHKEMAQSYRKALDQFKASGFDSAVGDKAMDGLDREPVILLREAGSKIVQRAAAAGAQAKRQQTRAIIASFAALTLTVLAGIVGGVMFSRSITHNLGGEPDDAREAARLIALGKLDVALHVRPGDTDSLMAAMKEMTASLARIVGQVRNSSDSIATGSAQIASGNLDLSQRTEEQASALQETAASMEELSATVRRNAENAREASDLASGASSIAIQGGNVVGQVVETMKGINESSRKIADIIGIIDGIAAQTNILALNAAVEAARAGEQGRGFAVVATEVRSLAQRSKQAAREIQALIAASVERVDHGTALVDEAGATMTQIVGAVQRVTVIVGEISRASAEQSTGVEQVGEAVGQMDQTTQQNAALVEQSAAAAESLRQQATRLVDSVAQFQL from the coding sequence ATGAAACTGGTTCATCAACTTCCGCTGGCGTTGGGCGCCGCCTTGCTGGTCGCATCCGCGGCGGGACTGTTCGGCGTTTTCCAGATGAACGACGCTGCGAACGCGTACGGGCGGATTATCTCAGTGGATGGCGCGCAGGCTCGTCAGGTTTCCGATGCATTGATCGCGTTCAAGAACCAGGTGCAGAACGGCAAGGACGTCGTGCTGCGCGGCAAGAATCCCGAGCAACTCGACAAGTACTGGGGCGCTTTCGAGAAATACGAGCAGACGGTCCAGGCCGCCACTGAGAAGCTCGCTGTCGAGCTGCCCCCCGGCGAAGCTCGCACGATGATCGAGCGATTCAATTTGCTCCACAAGGAAATGGCGCAGTCGTACCGCAAGGCGCTAGATCAGTTCAAGGCCTCGGGGTTTGATAGCGCCGTCGGGGACAAGGCAATGGATGGCCTTGATCGCGAGCCCGTGATCTTGCTGCGCGAGGCCGGCAGCAAGATCGTGCAGCGGGCAGCGGCGGCCGGTGCCCAGGCAAAGCGGCAACAGACACGCGCGATCATAGCGAGCTTCGCCGCCTTGACGCTGACCGTGCTGGCGGGCATCGTCGGCGGGGTGATGTTTTCGCGCTCGATCACGCACAACCTCGGCGGAGAACCCGACGACGCGCGCGAGGCGGCGCGCCTGATCGCGCTAGGCAAGCTCGACGTCGCTCTGCACGTGCGCCCCGGCGACACCGATAGCCTGATGGCGGCGATGAAGGAAATGACTGCCTCGCTCGCGAGGATCGTGGGGCAGGTGCGCAACAGCAGCGATTCGATCGCGACCGGCTCGGCGCAGATTGCGTCTGGCAATCTGGACCTCAGCCAGCGCACGGAAGAACAGGCAAGCGCGCTGCAGGAAACGGCGGCCTCGATGGAAGAACTCAGCGCCACCGTCAGGCGGAACGCGGAAAACGCCCGCGAAGCCAGCGACCTGGCCTCCGGCGCGTCGTCGATCGCCATACAGGGTGGCAACGTGGTGGGCCAGGTGGTCGAGACCATGAAGGGCATCAACGAGAGCTCGCGCAAGATTGCTGACATTATCGGCATCATTGACGGCATTGCAGCCCAGACCAATATTCTCGCGCTCAACGCGGCCGTCGAGGCGGCCCGCGCGGGTGAACAGGGGCGCGGGTTCGCGGTGGTCGCGACGGAGGTCCGCAGCCTCGCACAGCGCAGCAAGCAGGCCGCCAGAGAGATCCAGGCGCTGATTGCGGCCAGCGTCGAGCGGGTCGACCACGGTACGGCGCTTGTCGACGAAGCGGGCGCGACGATGACGCAGATCGTCGGCGCCGTGCAGCGCGTGACGGTCATCGTCGGCGAGATCAGCAGGGCCAGCGCGGAGCAGAGCACTGGCGTCGAACAGGTGGGTGAGGCGGTCGGCCAGATGGATCAGACGACGCAGCAGAACGCCGCGCTGGTCGAGCAAAGCGCGGCGGCGGCCGAAAGCCTCAGGCAGCAAGCGACGCGTTTGGTCGACTCCGTCGCCCAGTTCCAGCTTTGA
- a CDS encoding 6-phosphogluconolactonase has product MALFGAMAALSTLALSACTTDATTGAASAGSAHAEFVYVGTLQSQIDALRLDTSTGDLTTIGPVAQGLKSTWVTAHPELPVLYGVDDDAAKEGSITAYAVNRGTGTLSKINATFTGGHGTTFLRFDVPSNTLLGANYNSGSVSSVAVNADGSVGPLVSTIAETGSGPGKRQASAHAHSVAIDPSGQYALVPDLGADRVFIYHFDRATHALSKIDGASHEFVAPAGTGPRHLQFGSSGKFVYLLTELSAQVMVLRWDAAQGYLTLVQTLPISSQNFQGAKSGAEIELSHDGRFVYVEDRGENSLVVYRVSPDTGDLSFVQRIASGGDKPWGFGIDRTGRWFLVANQRSGKVSVFNIDTTSGLLSDTGKSAAISSPTSIAFVN; this is encoded by the coding sequence ATGGCGCTGTTCGGCGCGATGGCGGCGCTTTCCACGCTGGCCTTGTCGGCCTGCACGACCGACGCAACGACTGGCGCCGCATCGGCGGGATCTGCGCATGCGGAATTCGTCTACGTCGGCACGCTGCAAAGTCAGATCGACGCGCTGCGCCTCGATACGTCAACCGGCGACCTGACCACGATAGGTCCGGTTGCGCAAGGGTTGAAATCCACCTGGGTCACGGCGCACCCCGAGTTACCTGTCCTGTATGGTGTCGATGACGACGCCGCGAAGGAAGGCAGCATCACCGCCTATGCCGTGAATCGCGGAACGGGCACACTCAGTAAAATCAACGCGACGTTCACCGGTGGCCACGGAACCACGTTTTTGCGCTTCGACGTGCCATCGAATACCTTGCTCGGGGCGAATTACAACAGCGGGTCTGTATCAAGTGTCGCAGTCAATGCTGACGGCAGCGTGGGGCCGCTCGTGTCGACGATTGCCGAGACCGGCTCCGGGCCAGGCAAGCGTCAGGCGAGTGCGCACGCACACAGCGTTGCAATCGATCCATCCGGCCAGTACGCGCTTGTCCCTGACCTGGGTGCGGATCGCGTGTTCATTTACCATTTCGATCGGGCGACGCATGCATTGTCAAAGATCGATGGCGCTTCTCATGAGTTCGTCGCGCCTGCGGGCACCGGTCCTCGTCATCTTCAGTTCGGTTCGAGCGGTAAGTTCGTCTATCTGTTGACCGAATTAAGCGCCCAGGTGATGGTTCTGCGTTGGGATGCCGCGCAAGGGTATTTGACGCTGGTGCAAACGCTGCCCATTTCCAGCCAGAATTTCCAGGGTGCGAAAAGCGGGGCCGAGATTGAACTCAGTCATGACGGCCGCTTCGTCTATGTCGAAGATCGCGGAGAAAATTCGCTAGTGGTCTATCGCGTCAGCCCCGATACGGGAGACCTCTCTTTTGTTCAACGTATCGCGTCGGGCGGCGACAAACCGTGGGGCTTTGGAATCGATCGGACAGGCAGGTGGTTTCTGGTCGCCAATCAACGTAGCGGCAAGGTAAGTGTGTTCAACATCGACACGACGTCCGGGTTGCTATCGGACACCGGTAAATCGGCTGCTATTTCGTCACCCACCAGCATTGCGTTCGTGAATTAA
- a CDS encoding AraC family transcriptional regulator, transcriptional activator of pobA, whose product MTHGALAKYQPTSVLKAKRTTVPKVRLYVEHLETKHWFVHVGHVTDRGRWRTEPHAHPAYGQVIFVRSGRGVMNLEGSSVPFEGPCALLLPTECVHGLDYEVDVDRWVVTIEVAYLTQINAKLREFISLWSSARMIPLSYSAETGLEFYNLINHLKQEVESEAVGHVVGTEALLTSLLLMLVRETRLERASSEAAVRNDIRQVDRFRKLIDEHYRENLPLQDYASMMAVSLVQLRAACASASEQSPTKMIHARIIAEAKRHLIFGDMSVEQIAFWLGFADAAYFTRFFRREVGEAPSHFRVAARHQSHRRVLS is encoded by the coding sequence ATGACACACGGTGCGCTGGCAAAGTATCAACCCACGTCGGTTCTGAAAGCGAAGCGGACGACGGTTCCCAAGGTCCGGTTGTACGTTGAGCACCTTGAAACAAAGCACTGGTTTGTGCATGTCGGGCATGTCACCGATCGTGGCCGCTGGCGCACCGAGCCGCATGCGCATCCCGCTTACGGGCAGGTGATTTTCGTTCGTAGTGGCCGGGGCGTCATGAACCTGGAAGGTAGCAGCGTGCCATTCGAAGGTCCGTGTGCGTTGTTGCTGCCAACCGAGTGCGTTCATGGTCTCGACTACGAAGTCGATGTCGACCGTTGGGTCGTGACCATCGAGGTCGCCTATCTGACGCAGATTAACGCCAAACTTCGCGAATTCATTTCGCTCTGGTCGTCAGCCCGCATGATTCCGCTTTCCTATTCTGCCGAGACAGGGCTGGAGTTTTATAACCTGATCAACCACCTCAAGCAGGAAGTCGAGTCAGAAGCGGTCGGCCATGTTGTAGGCACAGAAGCCCTGCTTACCAGCCTTCTGCTAATGCTGGTCCGCGAAACGCGTCTGGAGCGGGCCAGCAGCGAAGCCGCAGTCCGCAACGATATTCGCCAGGTAGACCGGTTCCGCAAGCTGATTGACGAACATTACCGCGAGAATCTGCCGCTGCAAGACTATGCGTCGATGATGGCGGTCTCTTTGGTTCAACTGCGCGCGGCATGCGCGTCGGCGTCTGAACAAAGTCCGACGAAGATGATTCACGCCCGCATCATCGCGGAGGCGAAGCGTCATCTTATTTTCGGCGATATGTCGGTCGAACAGATTGCGTTTTGGCTTGGCTTTGCCGACGCGGCGTACTTTACGCGTTTCTTCCGAAGGGAAGTGGGCGAGGCGCCGAGCCATTTTCGCGTCGCTGCGCGACACCAGTCGCATCGCAGGGTGCTATCGTAG
- a CDS encoding Outer membrane protein (porin), translating into MKKLIALVSGVASVCAFNAAHAQSSVTLYGVIDNGVEYQNAGSGGAVRATSGGLFASRYGLKGSEDIGGGLHVNFQLEQGFSGATGAAASSTAAFSRQAWVGLSGAFGETRIGLQNTPQYIFLNPELDPLAVMSLGSPMNNFNTLTVRVNNAISYFTPTFYGLTAQFMVAMRDTTTKPTNGLQFYNAAVRYVNGPFHLAAGYEQAQNAAGTSMLKVLNIGSSVTVGNAQFFLAYHTERQTDNSVKRDVYAASTSYSFTPADDLSVMYGYAYDRTGQGNNAQQIGLTYEHLLSKRTTLYASAGFIQNRNDAQFSLNGTNYQGLKGAPGADTRGVTVGIVHKF; encoded by the coding sequence ATGAAAAAGTTGATCGCTCTTGTGTCGGGCGTTGCATCGGTATGCGCTTTTAACGCTGCCCATGCGCAGTCGTCGGTCACACTCTACGGTGTCATTGACAACGGGGTCGAATATCAGAATGCGGGTAGCGGCGGGGCGGTCCGGGCGACATCGGGCGGACTCTTCGCAAGCCGATATGGCCTGAAGGGTAGTGAAGATATTGGCGGCGGACTTCACGTCAATTTCCAGTTGGAGCAGGGCTTCTCCGGCGCGACCGGTGCTGCTGCCAGTTCAACGGCAGCGTTTAGCCGGCAGGCGTGGGTAGGGTTGTCGGGCGCGTTCGGTGAGACGCGCATCGGCTTGCAAAATACGCCGCAGTACATCTTCCTGAACCCCGAACTCGACCCGCTGGCGGTGATGAGTCTGGGTTCGCCGATGAACAACTTCAACACCCTGACTGTTCGCGTCAATAACGCGATCTCGTACTTCACGCCGACGTTCTATGGCTTGACTGCCCAGTTCATGGTGGCGATGCGTGACACGACGACCAAGCCGACTAACGGGTTGCAGTTCTATAACGCGGCGGTCCGTTACGTCAACGGTCCTTTCCACCTCGCCGCGGGCTATGAGCAGGCGCAAAATGCGGCCGGAACATCGATGCTGAAAGTGCTCAACATCGGTTCTTCGGTAACCGTTGGCAACGCCCAGTTCTTTCTGGCGTACCACACGGAGCGGCAGACCGACAACAGCGTGAAGCGTGACGTGTACGCGGCATCGACCTCCTACTCGTTCACTCCCGCCGACGATCTTTCGGTGATGTACGGTTATGCGTATGACCGGACAGGGCAGGGCAATAACGCGCAGCAAATCGGTCTGACTTACGAGCACCTGCTTTCGAAGAGGACTACGTTGTATGCGTCCGCTGGTTTTATCCAGAACCGGAATGACGCGCAATTCAGTCTTAACGGCACCAACTACCAGGGTCTCAAGGGTGCGCCGGGCGCCGACACCCGCGGCGTGACCGTGGGGATCGTGCATAAGTTCTGA
- a CDS encoding transcriptional regulator, AraC family, which produces MTHGAMTKYQRQPDNKVTLKTVPKVRLYVERPEEEKWFVNIGHVTERGRWKTEPHAHPEYGQVNFVRSGRGVMNLEGSSVPFEGPCVLLLPTECVHGLDYEIDADRWVVTIEVSYLTQVNARLHEFIQLWSAPRMIPLPSTAGIATEFFGLITRLAQELESKNIGHVVGTEALLTSLFLMLVRGTQLDQIDNGGATRNEIRLADRFRELIDQHYRQNLPLREYASMMAVSLVQLRAACASATGQSPTKMIHARIVTEAKRNLIFGEMSVEQIAFGLGFSDAAYFTRFFRKEVGEAPSQFRSNARDQAQKSK; this is translated from the coding sequence ATGACACACGGTGCGATGACAAAATATCAACGCCAACCCGACAACAAAGTAACGCTGAAAACGGTGCCGAAGGTCCGTTTGTATGTGGAGCGCCCTGAAGAAGAGAAATGGTTTGTCAATATCGGTCACGTTACGGAGCGCGGCCGCTGGAAAACCGAACCGCACGCTCATCCTGAATACGGCCAGGTCAACTTCGTTCGCAGCGGCCGCGGCGTGATGAACCTCGAAGGGTCCAGTGTGCCATTCGAGGGGCCATGCGTTTTGCTGCTCCCCACCGAATGCGTTCATGGACTCGACTACGAGATCGACGCCGACCGATGGGTCGTGACGATCGAAGTGTCCTATCTGACGCAAGTCAACGCCAGGCTCCACGAGTTCATCCAGTTGTGGTCGGCCCCGCGCATGATCCCGCTGCCGTCCACTGCCGGCATAGCAACGGAGTTCTTCGGCCTGATCACCAGACTGGCGCAGGAGCTCGAATCCAAGAACATCGGCCATGTGGTCGGCACAGAAGCGCTGCTTACGTCGCTGTTCCTGATGCTGGTTCGCGGAACCCAACTTGACCAGATCGACAATGGTGGCGCGACCCGCAACGAAATCCGGCTGGCTGACCGGTTTCGTGAATTGATCGATCAGCATTACCGCCAGAATCTGCCGCTGCGGGAGTATGCGTCGATGATGGCGGTATCTTTGGTACAACTGCGTGCGGCCTGCGCGTCGGCAACGGGACAGAGCCCCACCAAGATGATCCATGCACGCATCGTCACCGAGGCCAAACGGAATCTGATTTTCGGCGAGATGTCCGTGGAACAGATCGCCTTTGGGCTGGGTTTCTCGGACGCCGCATACTTCACGCGCTTCTTTCGCAAGGAAGTCGGCGAAGCGCCGAGCCAGTTCCGGTCGAACGCTCGCGACCAGGCACAAAAATCGAAGTAG
- a CDS encoding NADP-dependent aldehyde dehydrogenase encodes MQIQEYTAAQILAAVTAAANVSDDWAQSSAQTRAALLRGLGDVLIANREELVRLADEECSLGTARLNGELDRTTFQLGGFANHIEAGHAFALTDDEAIAGAPPIGRPHLTRVRVPLGPVAMFSASNFPLAFSVLGGDTASALAAGCPVVVKAHPGHPKLSRRVFELARSVIAQQGLPAGLLGMVEGAGIDVGVELVRNPDIAAVAFTGSFKGGTALWTEANSRPRPIPFYGELGSINPVVALPAALTAQAEELAQALASSIEFGSGQICTSPGLVVLFDGADADRFENTLREALQAKKTHTMLTPGMKRNFDAGVARLTGTPGVQTVLATESNDDVKAPPRPLLARTRAQTFIAEHALRDEVFGPACLLVRVVSVEEIVDVLKAVGGSLTVTLWGAESDSADVRRITRRAAQIAGRVLFDGVPTGVAVTGSQQHGGPWPASTEPFTTSVGYAAMDRFLRPVALQSAPAWLVERAGRPC; translated from the coding sequence ATGCAGATTCAGGAATACACCGCCGCGCAAATCCTGGCGGCCGTCACGGCGGCGGCTAACGTCTCCGATGATTGGGCTCAGTCATCCGCGCAAACGCGAGCCGCATTGTTGCGCGGGCTCGGCGACGTGCTGATCGCGAATCGTGAAGAACTGGTCCGTCTCGCCGATGAAGAGTGCTCGCTGGGCACGGCTCGCCTGAATGGCGAACTTGATCGCACCACCTTCCAGCTCGGCGGCTTCGCTAACCACATCGAAGCAGGCCACGCCTTCGCGCTGACCGACGACGAAGCGATCGCCGGCGCGCCGCCCATTGGACGCCCACATCTGACGCGCGTTCGAGTACCGCTCGGACCGGTCGCGATGTTCTCCGCGAGCAACTTCCCGTTGGCGTTCTCCGTGCTGGGTGGCGACACCGCCTCCGCGCTTGCGGCAGGTTGTCCGGTGGTGGTCAAGGCTCACCCAGGTCATCCGAAGCTGTCGCGCCGGGTTTTCGAACTGGCACGCTCCGTAATTGCGCAACAGGGGCTGCCTGCGGGTTTGCTCGGCATGGTGGAAGGTGCGGGCATCGACGTCGGCGTCGAACTCGTGCGCAACCCGGATATCGCGGCCGTTGCGTTTACCGGCTCGTTCAAGGGTGGCACTGCGTTGTGGACAGAAGCGAATTCGCGTCCGCGGCCGATTCCGTTCTACGGTGAACTGGGTTCGATCAACCCGGTCGTCGCACTGCCCGCTGCGCTAACCGCGCAAGCCGAGGAACTCGCGCAGGCGCTGGCTTCATCGATCGAATTCGGCTCAGGGCAGATCTGCACCAGCCCGGGTCTGGTCGTGCTGTTCGACGGCGCGGACGCCGACCGGTTCGAAAATACGCTGCGCGAAGCACTCCAAGCCAAGAAAACCCACACGATGTTGACGCCCGGCATGAAGCGCAACTTCGACGCAGGCGTCGCGCGTCTCACGGGTACACCCGGCGTGCAGACCGTTCTCGCCACAGAATCGAACGACGATGTCAAAGCGCCGCCGCGTCCGCTGCTCGCGCGTACCCGTGCACAAACCTTCATCGCGGAACATGCGTTGCGCGATGAAGTGTTCGGTCCGGCTTGCCTGCTCGTGCGCGTGGTATCTGTCGAAGAAATCGTGGACGTGCTGAAAGCCGTCGGCGGAAGTTTGACAGTCACGTTGTGGGGCGCGGAAAGCGATTCCGCCGACGTGCGCCGTATCACCCGCCGTGCCGCGCAGATCGCCGGACGCGTTCTGTTCGACGGCGTGCCAACTGGCGTTGCGGTGACGGGCAGTCAACAGCATGGCGGACCGTGGCCCGCGTCGACCGAGCCGTTCACTACTTCCGTAGGCTACGCCGCAATGGATCGCTTCCTGCGCCCCGTGGCGCTTCAGAGCGCCCCGGCGTGGCTCGTGGAACGCGCCGGACGGCCCTGCTGA